The proteins below come from a single Streptococcus porcinus genomic window:
- a CDS encoding formate--tetrahydrofolate ligase — protein MKSDIDIAQSVTLKPITEVVKKVDIDFDDVELYGKYKAKLSFDKINAIRENKVGKLILVTAINPTPAGEGKSTMSIGLADALNKIGKKTMLALREPSLGPVMGIKGGAAGGGYAQVLPMEDINLHFTGDMHAITTANNALSALIDNHLQQGNELGIDQRRIIWKRVVDLNDRALRQVIVGLGGPVNGLPREDGFDITVASEIMAILCLATDLKDLKERLANIVVAYSYDRQPIYVRDLKVEGALTLILKDAIKPNLVQTIYGTPALVHGGPFANIAHGCNSILATATALRLADYTVTEAGFGADLGAEKFLDIKVPNLSKVPDAIVIVATLRALKMHGGVLKTQLNEENVKAVKAGFVNLKRHVENMRQYGIPVVVAINEFMSDTDAEIAILKDLCREIDVPVELASVWAKGVEGGVALAETIVKVIEEGQVAYQPLYTEQDTVEEKITKIVKNIYGGQSVNMSAKAQAQLRQFTEFGWEKLPICMAKTQYSFSDNQTLLGAPKGFEITIREFVPKTGAGFIVALTGEVMTMPGLPKVPAALNMDVSEDGTAIGLF, from the coding sequence ATGAAATCAGACATTGACATTGCTCAAAGTGTTACACTTAAACCAATTACAGAAGTTGTTAAAAAAGTTGATATTGATTTTGATGATGTTGAGCTTTACGGAAAGTACAAGGCTAAATTATCATTTGATAAAATCAATGCCATCAGAGAAAATAAGGTTGGAAAATTAATTTTAGTAACAGCAATTAACCCCACACCTGCAGGTGAAGGAAAGTCTACAATGAGTATTGGACTTGCGGATGCCCTAAATAAAATTGGCAAGAAAACAATGCTTGCTTTAAGAGAACCATCATTAGGACCTGTAATGGGAATTAAAGGGGGAGCTGCTGGAGGTGGCTACGCTCAAGTCTTGCCAATGGAAGATATTAATCTTCATTTTACAGGGGATATGCATGCGATTACAACAGCAAATAATGCACTCTCAGCCCTAATTGATAATCATCTACAACAAGGCAATGAACTTGGTATTGACCAGCGTCGCATCATTTGGAAAAGAGTTGTCGATCTCAACGACCGTGCTTTACGTCAGGTTATTGTTGGCCTTGGAGGACCAGTCAATGGCCTTCCTAGAGAAGATGGCTTTGATATTACAGTTGCATCGGAAATCATGGCTATTTTATGCTTAGCGACTGATCTTAAGGATTTAAAAGAACGACTTGCCAATATTGTTGTGGCTTACAGTTATGACCGTCAACCGATTTATGTGCGTGATTTAAAGGTAGAAGGAGCATTAACCCTTATCCTTAAGGATGCTATCAAACCTAATTTAGTACAGACAATCTATGGGACACCTGCCTTAGTTCACGGTGGACCATTTGCTAATATTGCTCATGGTTGCAATTCTATTCTAGCTACTGCAACAGCACTACGCTTAGCTGATTATACAGTAACTGAAGCTGGCTTTGGAGCTGATTTAGGAGCAGAAAAATTCCTAGATATCAAAGTACCTAATTTATCAAAAGTCCCTGATGCTATTGTTATTGTTGCGACTTTACGTGCTTTAAAAATGCATGGAGGGGTTCTTAAAACTCAACTCAATGAAGAAAATGTCAAGGCTGTAAAAGCTGGTTTTGTAAATTTGAAGCGTCACGTTGAAAATATGCGTCAATATGGAATCCCAGTCGTAGTTGCTATCAATGAGTTCATGTCTGACACTGATGCTGAAATTGCTATTTTGAAAGACCTATGTCGTGAGATTGATGTTCCAGTTGAACTAGCTAGTGTCTGGGCAAAGGGGGTTGAAGGAGGAGTAGCTCTGGCAGAAACAATTGTCAAAGTAATCGAAGAAGGACAAGTAGCTTATCAACCTTTATATACCGAGCAAGATACTGTCGAAGAGAAAATTACTAAGATTGTAAAAAATATTTACGGTGGGCAGAGTGTGAACATGTCGGCAAAAGCCCAGGCTCAACTTAGACAGTTTACTGAATTTGGATGGGAAAAATTGCCTATTTGTATGGCTAAGACTCAGTATAGCTTCTCTGATAATCAAACTTTGCTCGGAGCCCCTAAAGGGTTTGAAATTACTATCCGTGAATTTGTTCCCAAAACTGGGGCGGGATTCATTGTAGCTCTAACAGGCGAGGTGATGACCATGCCAGGTCTACCGAAAGTTCCTGCAGCTCTCAATATGGATGTTTCAGAAGATGGTACCGCAATTGGACTATTTTAA
- a CDS encoding aspartate-semialdehyde dehydrogenase: MGYTIAVVGATGAVGTQMIKMLEESSLPIDKLRLLASARSAGRTLTFKKQEIIIEETTENSFEDVDLALFSAGGATSAKYAPYAVQAGAVVVDNTSYFRQNPQVPLVVPEVNADALDQHQGIVACPNCSTIQMMVALEPIRQKWGLERIVVSTYQAVSGAGQSAINEMKMQYSQVINENVAPKTLTASILPSAGDKKHYPIAFNALPQIDLFTDNDYTYEEMKMTKETKKIMSDDKIKVSATCVRIPVLSAHSESVYIETKTVAPIEEVKAAVQAFPGVVLEDDSKEQVYPQAVNAVGNKETFVGRIRKDLDIENGIHMWVVSDNLLKGAAWNSVQIAETLHQRGLVKPTKTLLFELK, from the coding sequence ATGGGATATACAATTGCAGTTGTTGGTGCTACTGGAGCAGTAGGTACACAAATGATAAAAATGCTTGAAGAATCCAGTTTACCAATTGATAAACTACGTTTACTGGCATCAGCCCGTTCTGCTGGTAGAACGTTGACCTTTAAAAAACAAGAAATAATAATCGAGGAAACAACTGAAAATTCTTTTGAAGATGTTGATTTGGCCTTGTTTTCTGCTGGTGGAGCAACATCTGCAAAATATGCTCCGTATGCAGTACAAGCTGGAGCTGTAGTTGTAGATAACACTTCTTATTTTAGACAAAATCCGCAAGTTCCTTTAGTAGTCCCAGAAGTTAATGCTGATGCTCTTGATCAACATCAGGGGATTGTTGCCTGTCCAAATTGTTCAACAATCCAAATGATGGTTGCCTTAGAACCAATTCGTCAAAAATGGGGATTAGAACGGATTGTTGTTTCAACTTATCAAGCTGTATCAGGAGCGGGACAGTCTGCTATTAATGAGATGAAAATGCAATATAGTCAAGTTATTAATGAAAACGTAGCTCCTAAAACTCTTACTGCCTCTATCTTACCCTCAGCTGGAGATAAAAAACATTATCCTATTGCTTTTAATGCCTTACCTCAAATTGACTTATTCACTGATAACGATTATACCTATGAAGAAATGAAGATGACAAAGGAAACCAAGAAGATTATGTCAGATGACAAAATTAAGGTTTCTGCAACTTGTGTCCGTATCCCCGTCCTGTCTGCTCATTCAGAATCGGTTTATATTGAAACGAAAACAGTGGCTCCTATTGAAGAAGTCAAAGCAGCTGTTCAAGCTTTTCCAGGAGTCGTCCTTGAAGATGATAGTAAAGAGCAAGTCTACCCTCAAGCGGTCAATGCTGTTGGTAATAAAGAAACTTTTGTCGGTCGCATCCGCAAGGATTTAGATATCGAAAATGGAATTCACATGTGGGTCGTTTCCGACAACCTTCTCAAAGGTGCTGCATGGAACTCCGTTCAAATTGCCGAAACGTTACACCAACGGGGATTGGTTAAACCAACCAAGACATTACTTTTTGAATTAAAATAA
- a CDS encoding PLP-dependent aminotransferase family protein, which yields MTSIYQKIVDDLARAIDQEKLQKGDKVPSIRRLSTEYSCSKDTVQRALMELRHRYYIYSVPKSGYYVIGKVKENILIDFNLSDYNSLAYKNFKLCLNETMTKEGDYLFNYYSKVEGLDALAVALEKHLADHTVYCKASEIIITSGTQQALYILSQLAFSEYKKSILLEKPTYTRMEQMVKGLDVPFETIDRTFQGLNLDQLESLFKSGKFKFFYTISRFSNPLGLSYTKEEKQAIVTLANRYDVYIIEDDYLGDFTAKNEMPLHYFDTNQKVIYLKSFSMSVFPSLRIAALVLPEKLRLPFLNHKAMIDLETNTIMQKALSLYLTNGMFERNFDRLYDYFQEKMLTLIAYFSENYPQIDYRLTPQFVILSLPSQIPMIKTLKQGTYDFHHLQGSSYLKLPLLRATPELLTSLLSDLEIEIKQ from the coding sequence ATGACAAGTATTTACCAAAAAATTGTGGATGACCTAGCAAGGGCTATTGATCAGGAGAAACTTCAAAAAGGAGATAAAGTTCCCTCTATACGTCGGTTAAGCACAGAATATAGTTGTAGTAAAGATACTGTACAAAGAGCCTTAATGGAACTTAGGCATCGGTACTATATCTACTCTGTCCCTAAAAGTGGTTATTACGTGATTGGTAAAGTCAAAGAGAACATCCTCATTGATTTTAATTTGTCCGATTATAATAGTCTTGCCTATAAAAACTTTAAGTTATGCTTAAATGAAACTATGACAAAAGAAGGTGACTATCTCTTTAATTACTATTCTAAAGTTGAAGGATTAGATGCATTAGCAGTAGCTCTTGAAAAACACTTAGCAGATCATACTGTCTATTGTAAAGCCAGTGAAATTATCATCACTTCTGGAACCCAACAAGCTCTCTATATCTTAAGTCAGTTGGCTTTTTCAGAATATAAAAAGTCAATCTTATTAGAAAAACCAACCTACACTCGTATGGAACAAATGGTAAAAGGTTTAGACGTTCCTTTTGAAACAATTGATCGTACGTTCCAAGGACTTAATCTAGATCAGTTAGAGTCTTTGTTTAAGAGTGGCAAGTTTAAATTTTTCTATACTATCTCACGATTTTCAAATCCTTTAGGACTCTCATATACAAAAGAGGAAAAACAAGCTATTGTCACTTTAGCCAATCGCTATGATGTCTACATTATTGAAGATGATTATTTAGGAGATTTTACTGCTAAAAACGAAATGCCTCTTCATTATTTTGACACTAATCAAAAAGTCATTTATCTTAAATCTTTTTCAATGAGTGTCTTCCCTTCCTTACGAATTGCTGCTTTAGTCTTACCCGAAAAGCTTCGTCTACCATTTCTTAATCATAAGGCAATGATTGATTTAGAAACCAATACTATCATGCAAAAGGCTCTCTCACTTTATTTAACTAATGGCATGTTTGAACGAAACTTTGATAGGTTGTATGATTATTTCCAAGAGAAAATGTTGACACTGATTGCCTACTTTTCAGAAAACTATCCTCAAATTGATTACCGATTAACACCACAATTTGTGATACTTTCTCTTCCTTCACAGATTCCTATGATTAAAACTTTAAAGCAGGGAACTTACGATTTTCATCACTTACAAGGTTCTTCTTATCTTAAACTCCCTTTATTAAGGGCAACCCCAGAACTCTTAACTTCCCTTTTATCAGACTTGGAAATAGAGATAAAACAATGA
- a CDS encoding ATP cone domain-containing protein, whose protein sequence is MQIIKRDGQVAEFDPDKIYQAIIKAARTVYVIDETWRQNLAQVTKKVVIDLEEAKVEKPTINMIQSLVENRLMDAGFINIAEHYISYRLQRDLERNGYGDSVIVHLRFEQTK, encoded by the coding sequence ATGCAAATTATCAAGCGTGATGGTCAGGTTGCTGAGTTTGATCCAGATAAGATTTATCAAGCAATCATTAAAGCTGCTCGAACAGTTTATGTCATTGATGAAACGTGGCGTCAGAACCTAGCCCAAGTCACCAAAAAAGTTGTTATTGACTTAGAAGAAGCAAAAGTTGAGAAACCAACTATTAATATGATTCAATCTTTGGTTGAAAATCGTTTGATGGATGCAGGGTTTATCAATATTGCTGAACATTATATTTCTTATCGTCTACAAAGAGATTTGGAAAGAAACGGATATGGTGATAGTGTTATAGTTCATCTCCGCTTTGAACAAACAAAATAA
- the cls gene encoding cardiolipin synthase — protein MRGLFSRVTLIILLILLQILFLVLSYAWMEQYRFLLTIVEVIFAICIVLYLVNSEMDAISRVTWLILIMVAPLFGSLLLIYTKFDWGYRDLKKRINHLVELSEPYLKDDEAVVDILKDNTSTTYHLVQYLQRSRASFPVYDNSQTTYFAGGETFFEQLKEDLLKAEKYIFLEFFIIAEGLMWGEILGILEKKVKEGVEVRVLYDGMIELSTLSSDYSKLLEGLGIKAKAFLPLSPFISTYYNYRDHRKIVVIDGEIAYTGGINLADEYINEIERFGHWKDAGLRVEGEAVDSFLILFLQMWSITEKELVIEPYLSKHGQDLASDGFLIPYGDSPLDTDKIGENVYIDILNHAKEYVYIMTPYLILDSEMEHAIRFASERGVDIRIIMPGKPDKAVPYALAKTYYKALMDSGVRIYEYSPGFVHSKIFVSDGMKAVVGSINLDYRSLYHHFECATYLYRVSAIADIVKDFQDTQNESRLVTYDYLKKRPWHQKVVGLLVKTIAPLL, from the coding sequence TTGCGAGGCCTATTTAGTCGCGTAACCTTGATTATACTTTTGATTCTCTTGCAAATTTTATTTTTAGTACTATCTTATGCATGGATGGAACAATATCGTTTTTTACTAACAATTGTTGAAGTCATCTTTGCCATTTGTATTGTTCTTTATCTTGTCAATAGTGAGATGGATGCTATTTCTAGAGTAACTTGGCTTATTTTAATTATGGTTGCACCTTTATTTGGTTCCTTACTTCTTATTTATACTAAATTTGATTGGGGTTACCGTGATTTAAAGAAAAGAATCAATCATCTAGTGGAGCTAAGTGAACCTTATTTAAAAGATGATGAGGCGGTAGTTGATATATTGAAAGATAACACATCCACTACTTATCATTTAGTACAATATTTACAGAGAAGCCGGGCAAGTTTTCCTGTTTATGATAATAGTCAGACAACTTATTTTGCTGGTGGTGAAACTTTTTTTGAACAATTAAAAGAAGATTTACTTAAGGCTGAAAAATATATTTTTTTAGAGTTCTTTATTATTGCTGAAGGTTTAATGTGGGGAGAAATTCTCGGTATATTAGAGAAAAAAGTAAAAGAAGGTGTAGAAGTCCGTGTTTTATATGATGGTATGATAGAATTATCTACCTTATCTTCAGACTATTCAAAATTGCTTGAAGGTCTGGGTATAAAAGCAAAAGCATTTCTTCCACTATCCCCTTTTATTTCAACTTATTATAATTATCGTGATCACCGTAAAATCGTTGTTATTGATGGTGAAATTGCCTACACTGGCGGTATTAATTTAGCTGATGAATATATTAATGAAATAGAGCGTTTTGGCCACTGGAAAGATGCTGGTCTCAGAGTAGAAGGTGAGGCTGTAGATAGTTTTCTAATCTTATTTTTACAAATGTGGTCTATCACAGAGAAAGAACTTGTTATTGAGCCCTATTTATCAAAACATGGACAAGACCTTGCTTCTGATGGCTTTTTAATTCCCTATGGGGATTCTCCTTTAGATACGGATAAGATTGGGGAAAATGTCTATATAGATATTCTTAACCATGCTAAAGAATACGTTTATATAATGACTCCTTACTTAATTTTAGATAGTGAGATGGAGCATGCTATTCGCTTTGCTTCTGAGCGCGGCGTAGATATTCGAATTATTATGCCTGGAAAACCTGATAAAGCAGTGCCTTATGCTTTGGCTAAAACCTATTATAAAGCGTTAATGGATTCTGGCGTTAGGATATATGAGTATAGTCCTGGCTTTGTCCACTCTAAAATTTTTGTTAGCGATGGAATGAAAGCTGTTGTTGGCTCCATAAATTTAGATTATCGTAGTTTATATCATCATTTTGAATGTGCAACTTATCTATATCGTGTATCAGCTATTGCAGATATCGTTAAAGATTTCCAAGACACGCAAAATGAGTCACGCCTTGTGACCTATGATTATCTGAAGAAACGGCCTTGGCATCAAAAAGTAGTGGGGCTTTTAGTTAAAACGATTGCTCCCCTCTTGTAA
- a CDS encoding phosphopantothenate--cysteine ligase: MKILITSGGTTEKIDSVRSITNHSTGRLGKMIAETFLEKGFDVTLVTTPDALKPQQDEHLSVYQVTNVASLSQTLEPLVKTHDVLIHSMAVSDYTPVYMTDFDHVKQASDIDSLLTKSNTESKISSQSDYQVLFLKKTPKLISLVKKWNPEIKLIGFKLLVNVEKEKLLSVARESLIKNAATYILANDLSQINEDRHHAYLVGHDDLIELETKADIAKLICRKIIDND, from the coding sequence ATGAAAATTTTAATTACATCAGGTGGAACCACTGAAAAAATTGATTCTGTTCGAAGTATTACTAACCACTCTACAGGCAGGCTGGGTAAAATGATTGCCGAAACTTTCTTAGAAAAGGGCTTTGATGTTACTTTAGTTACTACTCCTGATGCTCTGAAACCTCAACAAGATGAGCATTTATCTGTTTATCAGGTTACAAATGTTGCTAGCCTATCACAAACCCTAGAGCCTCTAGTTAAAACACATGATGTTTTAATTCATAGCATGGCAGTCTCAGACTACACTCCTGTCTATATGACGGATTTTGACCATGTTAAACAAGCTTCTGACATAGACTCCCTACTGACTAAATCAAATACAGAAAGTAAAATTTCTTCGCAATCAGATTATCAAGTCCTCTTTCTTAAAAAAACACCCAAATTAATTTCTTTGGTTAAAAAGTGGAACCCTGAAATAAAATTAATTGGCTTTAAGCTTCTAGTCAATGTGGAAAAAGAAAAGTTGCTATCAGTAGCTAGAGAAAGTTTAATTAAAAATGCAGCTACCTATATTTTGGCAAACGACTTAAGCCAAATAAATGAAGATCGACACCACGCTTATTTAGTTGGCCATGATGATCTCATTGAGTTAGAAACTAAAGCAGATATCGCTAAACTAATTTGTAGAAAGATTATTGACAATGACTAA
- the coaC gene encoding phosphopantothenoylcysteine decarboxylase, translating to MTKNITLAVTGSISAYKAADLTSMLTKAGFNVTVLMTRAAQAFITPLTLQVLSKNSVHLDIMREDDVAIVNHIELAKKTDLFLVAPASANTIAHLAYGFADNIVTSVALALPQTTQKMIAPAMNTKMYTNPITQENIKRLESIGYQEILPQSSLLACGDTGIGALADVQDIYTIILDFFEG from the coding sequence ATGACTAAAAATATTACATTAGCCGTTACAGGTAGTATCTCAGCTTACAAAGCTGCTGATTTAACAAGTATGCTAACCAAAGCAGGTTTTAATGTGACAGTACTTATGACTAGGGCAGCGCAAGCATTCATAACGCCACTAACCTTACAGGTACTATCTAAAAACTCTGTTCATCTTGACATTATGCGAGAAGATGACGTGGCCATTGTCAACCATATTGAATTGGCTAAAAAGACAGACTTATTTCTAGTCGCACCAGCTTCCGCTAATACTATTGCGCACTTGGCCTATGGCTTTGCTGATAATATTGTCACGAGCGTTGCTCTTGCTCTTCCTCAAACAACCCAAAAAATGATTGCACCTGCAATGAATACTAAAATGTATACTAATCCCATCACTCAAGAAAATATCAAACGACTTGAGAGTATTGGGTATCAAGAAATTCTACCACAATCATCCTTGTTAGCTTGTGGTGATACGGGAATAGGAGCACTTGCTGATGTTCAAGATATCTACACTATAATCCTTGATTTTTTCGAGGGTTAA
- a CDS encoding phospho-sugar mutase encodes MTYTENFKKWLNVPSLPDYLHDELMQMDEKTKEDAFYTNLEFGTAGMRGIIGAGTNRINVIVVRQATEGLAKLLESKGPEAKNRGVAIAYDSRHFSSEFAFESAQVLAAHGIKSYVFESLRPTPELSFAVRHLNAFAGIMITASHNPAPFNGYKVYGADGGQMPPADADALTGFIRSIENPFSIALANLEDSKAMGLIEVIGEAVDTEYLKEVKKVNINHELIKEFGKDMKIVYTPLHGTGEMLTRRALEQAGFESVEVVEAQAKPDPDFSTVTSPNPESQAAFALAEELGRQVNADVLVATDPDADRLGVEIRQADGSYRNLSGNQIGAIIAKYILEAHKQAGTLPENPALAKSIVSTELVTKIAESYGATMFNVLTGFKFIAEKIQEFEEKHNYSYMFGFEESFGYLIRPFVRDKDAIQAVLIVAEIAAYYRSRGLTLADGIDEIYKEYGYFAEKTISVTLSGVDGAAEIKKIMDKFRNNAPSQFNTTNIIKTEDFQEQTSTTKDGIEKLTTPPSNVLKYTLADDSWIAVRPSGTEPKIKFYIATVGATLSDAEMKIKNIEAEINSFVKD; translated from the coding sequence ATGACCTATACAGAAAACTTTAAAAAGTGGCTAAATGTACCTAGTCTGCCAGATTATTTACATGATGAGTTAATGCAGATGGATGAAAAAACCAAAGAAGATGCCTTCTATACTAATCTTGAGTTCGGTACTGCGGGTATGCGTGGCATTATTGGAGCAGGTACAAATCGTATCAATGTTATCGTTGTTCGGCAGGCCACTGAGGGGTTAGCAAAATTATTAGAATCAAAAGGACCAGAGGCCAAAAATCGTGGTGTAGCTATCGCTTACGACTCTCGACACTTTTCATCTGAGTTCGCTTTTGAGTCTGCTCAAGTTTTAGCAGCACATGGGATTAAATCATATGTTTTTGAGAGCCTTAGACCAACACCAGAACTCTCATTTGCTGTTCGTCATTTAAATGCTTTCGCTGGTATCATGATAACAGCTAGCCATAACCCTGCCCCTTTTAACGGATACAAAGTATATGGTGCTGATGGGGGGCAGATGCCTCCTGCCGATGCTGATGCCTTGACAGGATTTATTCGTTCCATCGAAAATCCTTTCTCAATCGCATTAGCTAACTTAGAGGACTCAAAAGCAATGGGATTAATTGAGGTCATTGGTGAAGCAGTTGACACTGAGTATCTTAAAGAAGTAAAAAAGGTTAACATTAATCATGAACTTATCAAGGAATTTGGTAAGGATATGAAAATTGTCTATACACCGCTACATGGAACTGGAGAAATGTTAACTCGTCGCGCCTTAGAACAGGCAGGATTTGAATCTGTTGAAGTTGTTGAAGCACAAGCTAAACCAGATCCTGATTTTTCAACAGTGACATCACCTAATCCTGAGAGTCAGGCTGCTTTCGCCCTCGCTGAGGAGCTCGGTCGTCAAGTTAACGCTGATGTTCTTGTTGCTACCGATCCAGATGCCGATCGACTAGGTGTTGAAATTCGTCAAGCTGACGGTTCATATCGGAACTTATCAGGTAACCAAATTGGCGCAATTATTGCAAAATATATCCTTGAAGCTCATAAACAAGCAGGAACTTTGCCTGAAAATCCTGCACTTGCAAAATCTATTGTTTCAACGGAATTAGTAACAAAGATTGCAGAAAGTTACGGAGCGACCATGTTTAATGTCCTTACTGGCTTTAAATTTATTGCAGAAAAAATCCAAGAATTTGAAGAAAAACATAATTATAGTTACATGTTCGGCTTTGAAGAAAGTTTTGGTTATCTTATCAGACCATTTGTACGTGATAAAGATGCTATTCAAGCCGTTCTAATTGTTGCTGAAATTGCAGCTTACTACCGCTCCAGAGGTTTGACATTGGCTGATGGTATTGATGAAATTTACAAAGAATATGGCTATTTTGCTGAAAAAACAATTTCTGTTACCTTATCAGGTGTTGATGGTGCCGCAGAAATTAAGAAGATTATGGATAAATTCCGAAATAATGCGCCAAGCCAATTTAATACTACTAATATTATCAAAACAGAAGATTTTCAAGAGCAAACGTCAACAACTAAAGATGGTATTGAAAAACTGACAACACCACCAAGCAATGTTCTCAAGTATACATTAGCTGATGATTCTTGGATCGCTGTAAGACCTTCTGGAACAGAGCCTAAAATTAAATTTTACATCGCTACTGTAGGTGCTACCCTTTCTGATGCAGAGATGAAAATCAAAAATATTGAAGCTGAAATCAATTCCTTTGTAAAAGATTAA
- a CDS encoding ECF transporter S component, producing the protein MNRRKSSEVAILSIFFAIMLLIHFISSFVFNIWPLPIKPTLVHIPVIVASIVYGPRIGSMLGGLMGIISVITNTIILLPTSYLFSPFVDHGNIFSLVIAIVPRVLIGVTPYFCYKYLTNKVGLIVSGIIGSLTNTIFVLGGIFIFFGSVFAGNIKSLLAGIVSSNAIAEMVISAIVVMAVIPTLSKIKK; encoded by the coding sequence ATGAATCGTCGAAAATCCTCTGAAGTCGCAATTTTATCAATCTTTTTTGCGATTATGTTGCTGATACATTTTATCAGTTCCTTTGTCTTCAATATTTGGCCCCTTCCTATTAAACCAACCCTTGTTCATATCCCCGTCATCGTTGCTTCAATAGTATACGGCCCCCGAATCGGCAGCATGCTCGGTGGGCTTATGGGAATTATCAGTGTTATCACAAATACTATTATCTTACTTCCTACAAGCTATCTCTTCTCACCATTTGTAGACCACGGTAATATTTTTTCATTAGTGATTGCAATTGTACCTCGCGTGCTTATTGGAGTTACACCTTATTTTTGCTATAAATATCTTACTAATAAGGTCGGTTTAATAGTTTCAGGAATTATTGGATCACTAACCAACACTATCTTTGTACTTGGAGGAATATTTATCTTCTTTGGAAGTGTGTTTGCTGGTAATATAAAGTCTCTTTTAGCTGGGATTGTATCCTCAAATGCAATTGCGGAAATGGTTATATCTGCTATCGTTGTTATGGCTGTCATTCCAACCTTAAGCAAAATAAAAAAATAA
- a CDS encoding lipoate--protein ligase family protein has product MTRLNIFNQLPLTVVDDSKKHATVVLALSKSQSLLELVNTNHNQLFLHFWPLENTVILGMIDRQLPSFESAKKYLENQGYQVAIRNIGGLAVVSDSGVLNFSLCLPIAGEDDLKFRIADGYLIMVDLIKEVLRSSGKVIDVKEISQSYCPGKYDLSINGKKFAGIAQRRKKNAVLVSIYLSVSGDQKERCRILSQFYKEGNSQKSKIAFPNINSQCMANLSDLLETPLTVNQLIDMIKVTLNQNGFQIDQP; this is encoded by the coding sequence ATGACGAGATTAAATATTTTTAATCAATTACCGTTAACTGTAGTGGATGATAGTAAGAAACATGCTACTGTTGTTTTAGCTTTATCAAAATCACAGAGCTTACTAGAGCTGGTTAATACTAATCATAATCAGCTATTTTTGCATTTTTGGCCCCTAGAAAACACGGTTATACTAGGCATGATAGATCGGCAGCTTCCTTCTTTTGAGAGTGCTAAAAAATACTTAGAGAACCAAGGTTATCAAGTTGCTATTCGAAATATCGGTGGTTTAGCAGTTGTTTCAGATAGCGGTGTTCTTAATTTTTCTCTTTGCCTACCAATTGCGGGAGAGGATGATTTGAAATTTCGGATTGCAGATGGCTATTTAATAATGGTCGACTTGATAAAAGAAGTTCTTAGGTCAAGTGGAAAAGTTATTGATGTTAAGGAAATTAGCCAATCTTATTGTCCTGGTAAATATGATCTCAGTATTAATGGTAAAAAATTTGCTGGGATTGCTCAACGTCGCAAGAAAAATGCTGTTCTGGTTTCAATCTATCTAAGTGTCAGTGGTGATCAGAAAGAGAGGTGTCGCATATTGTCTCAATTCTACAAAGAAGGAAACTCTCAAAAATCAAAGATCGCCTTTCCTAATATCAATAGCCAGTGCATGGCAAATCTTTCTGATTTATTAGAAACTCCTCTTACTGTTAATCAACTTATTGATATGATTAAAGTGACCTTGAATCAAAATGGTTTTCAAATTGATCAACCATAA